The segment GCGCAGCTCGTCGGCGTAGCTGGCCCGGACTTCCTTGATGCGGGGATCGTAGGCGCGAGCGGCGACATCGGCACGCTTGACCAGGTCGAGCTTCTCCCGGATGTCGGCGCTCACGGAGGGAAGCTGCACGGGATACAGATCGCGTCCCGGTTTCTCCTTCAGGCTGACTTCCGGCTCTTTGGCAGGACCTCTGGCGATGAGCGCGGCGGTGCGCGCGGCACGCAGAATTTTCTCCGGCGAGAGATCGTCGGTGTAAGCGTAGCCGGTGCGCTCGCCGCTGAGAACGCGCACCCCGCAGCCGGCGGAAATGCCCTGCGTGGCTGACTTCACCATGGACTCATCCAGGGTGATGGAGGTCGTGGTGTGGTACTCGAAATAAAGGTCGGCGTAGTCGCCGCCGGCCGACAGCGCGCCGGCTAGATATCGCTGCAGGTCATTTTCCGCAAGACCATAGCGCTCAAAAAAATAATTGCCCTTGTGCATGACAGTCATTGGATGCCGCGCGCCCCCACAAAGACTGAGTCTAACAGCTTCGCCCGGACGGCGAAGCAAAACCAAGGCAAGGGAGGTTTACCCATTTTGGGCCGGTTTTGGCGCATGTGCTGGCGCCGCAGTTCCCGTTTTGCGCCTGCGTCCGACCTAGCCTCGGCGTTTCCAGGTGCTCGCGCGCGGAGCGGGTGAAAAAATGGGTAGTTTGGCATGATTCTGGAGCTGCTCACGCGCGAGTTGGGGGAGTTTCTCGGCGCATCGACCGATGCGGTCGTGCTGGAAGATGCCGCCGTGTTGTTTGACCTGCGCAACGCGCGCTATTCGGTCTCCGAACAGCACGGAAAGTGTCTGCTCCACCTGTGGTCGCAGGAGCGCAATGTCGTACGCCGCGTGCTCGAGGTGGAGCGCACCAAGGACTTATTGCAGTTGAGCGTCGTGCGCTTCGGGCAGACCCGCCCGACCAAGCTGGAAATCTGCCGCAGTCGCGACCGGCGCAGCGTCACGGCGAAAAATACGGCGCGGGCGCGCTACCGGTCGATGCTGGAGAAGGTCCTGGCGCGCGAGTTTCCGGGGCACACGCTCGACCGCCTGATCTCCTCCAGTGACCTGGAGCGCTCCTTCGGCCCGGTTTACACACGCGGTGTCTTGCGCAAGGGCAACGCATGGACAGCGGTGCTGGGGGTGAACTCGGAAGAACTGCAGTCCTCGATTGATGGCTCGCTGACCTTCGGGCTGCTTTGGCTGGAATACTTGCGCGAGCACTGCGCCAAGGGATTCGTCGAAAGCCTGGCATTGTTCGTGCCGGCAAGGGCCTCAACAGTCGTGCGTGCGCGGATGGCACATCTTGCCCGGTCAGCCTGCAAATGGCGACTATTCGAGGTGGATGAGCGCGGCGCGGAGGTGCACGAGGTGGATTGCTCCGACGCCGGCAACATCGATACGCGGCTGGTGCGCTGCGCTGACGAGAACGCCGCGCGCGAGCGCTTCAAGAGTTCGATCGAGCGAGTCCGCGCGCTGGCGCCGGAAGCCGAGGTCGCGATCGTCACACCGGGGGAGATCGCATTCCGGCTGCACGGTCTGGAGTTCGCCCGGTCCCGCATGGCCATCAGCGAAAGCTCGTTCCGCGCGGCGGAGGAGCTGGTGTTCGGCGCCGGGGCGTGCGAAACCACTGTCACGGAGGAAAATGCAGAGCAGTTTGCGGCCTTCGTGGAAGTGGTGAGGATGGCGCGGCAGTCGCATGGAGACGGGCTGCACCCGTTGCGGAGGGCGTGCCCGGAGCGCTGGCTGGAGTCGCTGGTCATTCGAGAGGTCACGGCGGTTGATGCCCGTCTGGATGCAGCGTGTGTGTACTCGCAGGTGCCGGCGTTCTCCGCTTCCGACCGCGCCATGATTGATGTGCTGGCAGCGACGCGGGAGCGCCGGTTGGCGGTGATTGAGTTGAAGGCGGACGAAGATATTCACCTGCCGCTGCAAGGGCTGGATTACTGGGCGCGCGTGCGCTGGCACCAGCAGCGCGGAGAGTTCGCGCAATTCGGGTATTTTCCGGGCCGGGAGTTGTCGCCGCAGCCGCCGCTGCTCATGCTGGTCGCCCCCGCCCTGCACATCCATCCCGCAACCGACACGCTGCTGCGATACCTGTCGCCGGCCATCGAGTGGCAGCTCGTAGCCGTGGCCGAGCGCTGGCGAGACGGAGTGAGGGTCGTGTTCCGCAAACACCCGGAAAAGCAATTGGCCACGGACTCACACGGATGAACGCAGACTGATTCTCGCCGCCAATCAAGGTTTTGTTTGGATTCGCGTGAATCTGTAGTCACCGGTGGCTATTCTTTTCCGAGTTCCGCTTCCTTGCCGCGGTTGATCCAGTAGTCGCGCGCGGTTTCGCTCAAGTCGGCGGCGGGCTTTTCGCCGCGGAAAACGCGCGAGATGCCGCGAACGATGCGGCGCATCGGCAGTTCCCCATTTTCTTCGGCAAAGAAGATTTCCCCGATTTTCGACGAACGGTAGTACCAGCGCTTCAGGATGGCCAGGTGCTCGACGGTTTCCTGGCGGGTGCAGGATGGGGCCGAGGCGGCGGCCAGCGAGTCCAGGACGCGCGATTCCATGGAGTGAGGCGTTTTCTTGCCGCGGACGAGGCCGCCCGCGGAGGCAGAGCTCTGGGCTGAGGTCAAGGGCTGCCCCGGCGGGGCGCCGGAACCTACAGCGTCATTGCCGATTGTTAATGGTCGATTGCCGGTTGCGACAGCGCGAGACGGATCGGGTTGCGGAGCGGAACCGACGATTCCGGGGAGCTGAAATGTGATGGGATCGGAGAGGCAGCCCGCCTGAATGCGGAAGAAGGTCACCGAATTTGGCTGCGAGGAAGGCTGGATCATCAGCGCGTGGAGGCGGTCGAGGCGGTGCACGATTTCCGGCAACTGGGAGAGCACGGGCTTGAGTTTCTCCAGTTGCGCGTGCAGGATCGAGGCGGTTTCAAATTCAAGCTCGGCGGAGGCCTTGTCGCGGGCTGCGGAAATCTCGCGCACCAGCGACTGGCCGCGGGAGTCGAAGAAGGTCTCGACGCGGGCGACTTCGGCGGCGTATTGCTCGTCGGTACAGCCCTTGAAGCAAGGCGCGAGGCACATCTTCATTTCCGAATAGACGCAGCCGGGAAATTTTGGGTCAGGATTCAGTTCTTCGATGCAGCGGCGAATCTTGTAAAAGTCGAGCGCGTCGTTGGCGAACTTCTCGGCTGCGGCGCGCGATGGAAACGGGCCGTAATAGGCGCTCTTGGCGCTGCTCAGGTGCGTGGTAATGGAGACGCGCGGATAACGGTTTTCCAGACGAAAGCGGGCCAGGGGCGCGGCGCGCAGACGCAGGCGGTCCTGGTAGGTCGCAGGAAACACTTCGCGCAGGGTCTTGTAGAGAACAAAGCCGGATTCGAAATCGGAGCCGGTCGGCGCGTATTCGATGGTGCCGACGCGCTCGCGCAGGTTCAGCTTGCGCGTGCGCTCCTCGGCGGGACCGAGCAGGCGAATCAGGCGGCGGCGAAGATTGGCCGTCTTGCTGACGTAGGGCTCGGCTTGCGGGTCGCTTCCGCGGAGCAGGAAAACCGCGGGCGCGGCCGGCGCCGAAGAGAAGATTTCGGCGTCGCGCTCCGGGCGGAAGTCCTGGTGGACGGGAAGCACCAGGTCATTTTAGCCGCTGATGAACGCACATCGCAGGAATGCCGAATTGAGAATGCAGAATTAAGAATGTCACAACTTCAGCATTCTTAATTCCTCATTCTAAATTCTGCAGTGGTTAGCGGAAACTCGCGCTCCGGTACTTGGTGCGGAAGTCTTCTCCTTCCATCTTCACCACCTTGCACATTTCATGCAGGCGGGAGCGCATGCGCTCCCCAATGCGGTCGCCCAGCGTTTCCTCGCGCGAGGCGCGAAAGGCGCGGGCGCGCTCGCCCTCCTCGACATCACCCTTGGACGGCGGCAGGTCCTTGAAGTTGGTCGTAATGATGGTCGTGCGCTCGTCGTTGTAGCGCGTGTTGAGGATGTGGCTGACCGTATCCCAGACCCATTCCGTGGGTTTGACGGCGCCCAGTTCGTCGAGCACGAGCAGTTCGGTGTCGAAGACCGGCCGCAGCACCTGCATTTCCGTGACCGCCACGGAGGCGTTGTAGGAGTTCTGAATTGCCTTGAGCAGCTCGCGGTAATCGTAGAACAGGGAGGGAATGCCCTTGGCAATGATTTCCTTGATGATCCCGACGGCGAGGTGCGTTTTTCCAACCCCGATGGGTCCGATGATGAGCAGGCCGGCGCGCTCGACCGGGTATTCAGCGACGAACCGCTTTGAAGCCATCAATGCCGAAGACAACGCCGGGGCGTGGCCATTCATGATTTCGAAGTTGGAGAGCTCGCAATGTTCGTAGCGGCGGGGGATGCGGACCTGCTCGAGCAGCTTGAGGTTACGTTCCTGGCGGCGGCAGTCGCAACGGGTAACACGGCGGTCGCGGCCGTCGACGATGGTTTTCCAACCGGTGTCCTCGCACACCGGGCACAGCTTGGTGGTGGCCATGGGGTTCCGCAGATACATTGCGGCAAGGCGGAGACGAGCGCAAGAGCAATTCATTGTAACCCGCATCATCGGCGGTGCGGGTGAAGTGGATTAGTTGTGGAGGACAGAGGAAAAAAGTTTTTCGCGTGATTTTCAGAAGCGCCGCGGTCAGGCCGCCGATTCGGCGGCGGGAAGCCGGAACTGAGCGACCATGGGCAGGTGGTCGGAGGCAATCAGCGACCTACGCGTGCGATGGAGGGAGAACGCTTCCAGCAGCAGGTGACCGTCAAAATAAAAATGGTCCAGGTGAAGCAGCGGCAGGATGCCGGGGTAGGTCCGGCTGCGCCGGATGTGCCGGCTGAGGTCCACGGTTTCAAACTCGCGCGACATCAGGCGCGAAGCCAGCCCGGCGGTCCACTCGTTGAAGTCTCCGACCACGATGCGCGGGCCGGTAATGTCGTCCGACCGCAGAACGTCGAGTGAAAGCAGGCGGCGCGCCTGGTGGCGGCGCTCGATGAACGCGGTGCCCAGGTGGACGTTGAAGATGTGCAGCGCCTCGCCGCCGGGAACGATCACGTCGGCCCG is part of the Terriglobales bacterium genome and harbors:
- a CDS encoding endonuclease/exonuclease/phosphatase family protein produces the protein MPASFRVATYNIHKCRGLDRRVLPDRIAGVLRELDADVIALQEVLSIEGGAPEDDQASFIASKLSGYSCHFGENRRLRGGAYGNVILSRLPATSVRNYDITWRGREARGCLRADVIVPGGEALHIFNVHLGTAFIERRHQARRLLSLDVLRSDDITGPRIVVGDFNEWTAGLASRLMSREFETVDLSRHIRRSRTYPGILPLLHLDHFYFDGHLLLEAFSLHRTRRSLIASDHLPMVAQFRLPAAESAA
- a CDS encoding ATP-binding protein, which gives rise to MATTKLCPVCEDTGWKTIVDGRDRRVTRCDCRRQERNLKLLEQVRIPRRYEHCELSNFEIMNGHAPALSSALMASKRFVAEYPVERAGLLIIGPIGVGKTHLAVGIIKEIIAKGIPSLFYDYRELLKAIQNSYNASVAVTEMQVLRPVFDTELLVLDELGAVKPTEWVWDTVSHILNTRYNDERTTIITTNFKDLPPSKGDVEEGERARAFRASREETLGDRIGERMRSRLHEMCKVVKMEGEDFRTKYRSASFR